A genomic segment from Polyangium mundeleinium encodes:
- a CDS encoding serine/threonine-protein kinase yields MVARYRVAARSRAGTGLRVTGAESSGTDPRIGTLAAGKYRVLRLIGRGGMGSVYEAQNVAIGKRVALKFLRTPAGADASVRARFHREARAVSAIESAHIVQIFDTGETEAGEPFLVMELLQGEDLATRLRRLGRMNVPQAAAIAAQALRGLRRAHAAGVVHRDLKPQNVFLVDADDGKTHVKIVDFGLSKVLGSEAELVAASSLSAQDPLTRVGTPVGTPFYMSPEQIEALDDIDPRTDIWSMGAILYEALAGAPPFSEPTFARLVIAICHRDPPDLGTLVPGLPEALHRVVRRAMTRDRGERFSAAEEFLTALLEAVPDLERSQGAGSMRVEPAPARPSLPTLDADTPMNMRPGPTAPGDVEAPREKSDSGAEAPGAELRTYTVGGATLWLSASPAFSLWRGEVNAPDRLRVETRDGGLFELRLSPVGVLRLGRVERVGDERNELVYPDVASRLAVTLRHDGVRWWLRRRTECSVPVQVGAHSLARGEEAALVHGTFVQVGGMRATMVDRRYVTPTVPAGTVDATTGLLGRAGLEQEIASFLQRKRSGALLLVKAQPSAVRAGGAEYPAGALAAVAIHRASSSVAVGLVEETAVVLVAGEAAEVAEKGRAWAASARTAVDGRSFACGYWTLSGDGSDAGRELELALHAMSAFSETSGQAVAALRSSVPGARVSSVQEVLGASIDTKRTTLLFAIEEQKALEAVGPHVVAALEKELAAVAATHAGQAAFVAPMAPGVVAACVTRKVDAVALGSAVQCDWHARPPILDGKVELPRTLSWEVLHGDVQTRAQELARECADPHGVLSALSGGLPYPISGRVHAAIAASSAIERVKMLFDVLEGTWRFIATVLLSAYFARRPAEGGSEVAPGFDAMVELYKRHGSRDGFALGTWREIARAAAKGFEGRDDPIGALVRDVLGVRLSQNQTFETLSNLMQVERNSFAHGHYNEARAAADLPEFEQMTRTLLRALRPLCAWTLVTVEKTEPDLYGDLQTVEFIDHTGPFNTGTRRRLGLNSPMRLANVTYLARWREGLVLPLEPFLRRVAHEDKFDVYWMEHLPRAGTCVMSSVVGGPSIKVPGDVRRLPPLLRIVMERSS; encoded by the coding sequence ATGGTGGCCCGATACAGAGTGGCGGCACGGAGCCGCGCAGGGACGGGCCTACGTGTGACGGGCGCGGAGAGCAGCGGGACGGACCCTCGAATCGGCACGCTTGCCGCCGGGAAGTACAGGGTCCTGCGCCTGATCGGGCGCGGCGGGATGGGGAGCGTCTACGAGGCGCAGAACGTCGCGATCGGCAAGCGCGTCGCCCTCAAGTTCCTCCGTACGCCGGCAGGCGCGGATGCATCGGTGCGGGCGCGTTTCCACCGCGAGGCGCGCGCGGTGTCGGCGATCGAGAGCGCGCACATCGTGCAGATCTTCGACACGGGAGAGACGGAGGCAGGCGAGCCGTTCCTCGTGATGGAGCTCTTGCAAGGCGAGGATCTCGCGACGCGCCTGCGGCGTCTCGGTCGGATGAACGTGCCGCAAGCCGCGGCGATCGCGGCCCAGGCGCTGCGCGGGCTCCGGCGCGCGCACGCGGCCGGCGTGGTGCATCGTGATCTGAAGCCGCAGAACGTCTTCCTCGTCGACGCCGATGACGGAAAGACGCACGTCAAGATCGTCGACTTCGGTCTCTCGAAGGTGCTCGGCAGCGAGGCCGAGCTCGTAGCGGCGTCGAGCCTGTCCGCGCAGGATCCGCTGACGCGGGTCGGGACGCCGGTCGGGACGCCGTTCTACATGTCGCCCGAGCAGATCGAGGCGCTCGACGACATCGATCCACGCACGGACATCTGGTCGATGGGCGCGATCCTGTACGAGGCGCTCGCCGGCGCGCCGCCGTTCTCGGAGCCGACGTTCGCGCGACTCGTCATCGCCATCTGCCATCGAGATCCACCTGATCTCGGGACGCTCGTGCCGGGGCTGCCAGAGGCGCTGCATCGCGTGGTGCGGCGCGCGATGACGCGCGATCGGGGCGAGAGGTTTTCCGCGGCCGAGGAGTTTCTCACGGCCTTGCTCGAGGCCGTGCCGGATCTCGAGCGCTCGCAAGGCGCCGGCTCGATGCGCGTCGAGCCGGCGCCGGCACGCCCGTCGCTCCCGACCCTGGATGCGGATACGCCGATGAACATGAGGCCGGGACCGACCGCGCCGGGCGACGTCGAGGCGCCACGCGAGAAGAGCGACAGCGGCGCGGAGGCGCCCGGCGCGGAGCTCCGCACGTACACCGTGGGAGGCGCGACGTTGTGGTTGAGCGCATCGCCCGCGTTCTCGCTCTGGCGCGGCGAGGTGAACGCGCCGGATCGGCTGCGCGTGGAGACGCGGGACGGCGGCTTGTTCGAGCTACGGCTTTCGCCGGTGGGCGTGCTGCGGCTCGGGCGCGTCGAGCGCGTGGGCGACGAGCGCAACGAGCTCGTCTACCCGGACGTGGCTTCGCGCCTCGCCGTGACGCTGCGGCACGACGGCGTGCGCTGGTGGCTGCGGCGGCGCACCGAGTGCAGCGTGCCGGTGCAGGTCGGCGCGCACTCGCTCGCGCGAGGGGAGGAGGCGGCGCTCGTCCACGGGACGTTCGTGCAGGTCGGAGGCATGCGGGCGACGATGGTGGATCGGCGTTACGTGACGCCGACCGTGCCCGCGGGGACCGTGGACGCGACGACGGGTCTGCTCGGGCGCGCGGGGCTCGAACAGGAGATCGCGTCGTTCCTGCAGCGCAAGCGCAGCGGCGCGCTCCTGCTCGTGAAGGCGCAGCCGTCGGCGGTGCGCGCGGGCGGCGCGGAGTATCCGGCGGGGGCGCTCGCGGCGGTGGCGATCCATCGCGCGTCGTCGAGCGTCGCGGTGGGGCTCGTCGAGGAGACGGCCGTGGTCCTCGTGGCCGGCGAGGCCGCGGAGGTCGCGGAGAAGGGGCGCGCGTGGGCCGCGTCGGCGCGCACGGCGGTCGATGGGCGGTCGTTCGCCTGCGGGTACTGGACGCTCTCGGGTGACGGGAGCGACGCGGGGCGCGAGCTCGAGCTCGCGCTGCACGCGATGAGCGCATTCTCGGAGACGTCGGGGCAGGCGGTCGCGGCGCTGCGTTCGAGCGTGCCGGGCGCGCGGGTGTCGAGCGTGCAAGAGGTGCTCGGCGCGTCGATCGACACGAAGCGGACGACGCTGCTTTTCGCGATCGAGGAGCAGAAGGCGCTCGAAGCGGTGGGGCCGCACGTGGTCGCGGCGCTGGAGAAGGAGCTCGCGGCCGTGGCGGCGACGCACGCGGGGCAGGCCGCGTTCGTCGCGCCGATGGCGCCGGGCGTGGTGGCGGCGTGCGTGACGCGGAAGGTCGACGCGGTCGCGCTCGGCAGCGCGGTGCAGTGCGACTGGCACGCGCGGCCGCCGATCCTCGACGGCAAGGTGGAGCTGCCGCGCACGCTCTCGTGGGAGGTGCTGCACGGCGACGTGCAGACGCGGGCGCAGGAGCTCGCGCGCGAGTGCGCCGATCCGCACGGGGTGCTCTCGGCGTTGAGCGGCGGCCTGCCCTATCCGATCTCGGGGCGCGTGCACGCCGCGATCGCCGCGTCGAGCGCGATCGAGCGCGTGAAGATGCTCTTCGACGTGCTCGAAGGCACGTGGCGGTTCATCGCGACCGTGCTGCTCTCCGCGTACTTCGCGCGGCGGCCGGCCGAGGGCGGCAGCGAGGTCGCGCCGGGGTTCGACGCGATGGTCGAGCTCTACAAGCGGCACGGCTCGCGCGACGGCTTCGCGCTCGGGACCTGGCGCGAGATCGCGCGGGCCGCGGCGAAGGGTTTTGAAGGGCGCGACGATCCGATCGGCGCGCTCGTGCGTGACGTGCTCGGCGTCCGGCTCTCGCAGAACCAGACGTTCGAGACGCTCTCGAACCTGATGCAGGTCGAGCGCAACAGCTTCGCGCACGGCCACTACAACGAGGCCCGCGCGGCGGCCGATCTGCCCGAGTTCGAGCAGATGACGCGCACGCTCCTCCGGGCGCTAAGGCCGCTCTGCGCGTGGACGCTCGTCACGGTCGAGAAGACGGAGCCGGATCTGTATGGCGATCTGCAGACCGTCGAGTTCATCGACCACACGGGCCCGTTCAACACGGGCACGCGGCGGCGGCTCGGGCTGAACAGCCCGATGCGGCTCGCGAACGTGACGTACCTGGCGCGGTGGCGTGAGGGGCTCGTGCTGCCGCTCGAACCTTTCTTGCGGCGCGTCGCGCACGAGGACAAGTTCGACGTGTACTGGATGGAACACCTGCCGCGCGCCGGGACGTGCGTCATGAGCTCGGTGGTCGGCGGCCCCTCCATCAAGGTGCCGGGCGACGTGCGAAGGCTCCCGCCCCTCTTGCGGATCGTGATGGAACGGTCTTCTTGA
- a CDS encoding nSTAND1 domain-containing NTPase encodes MSAKAPRDYAPGELLDGRFLLLERLGRGGFGDVWRAEELLPDGVPLRTVALKLLQRTAYDAAHWAEEAKLLASFRHPSLVTIYAAGVLRAPEVIPFVAMELLEGKNLADVLRDRKRVPWRRVLGWARATAAALDVIHVRGVVHLDLKPANLFVSNDGALKVLDFGISRRAGSKAPEITPPAFGGGDAAGLETAAFVAAQDERSSHPTRAQSSGRAVVGTPGYMAPEILELAEPTPAADAYALAATIVKLATGRMPYEDVADEPMELSDAAAMSAWWSDLRDATLRGHLRDLAVDPAGLPRGLVALLVRLLSVDPLQRGVTPGKLAALFDEAWERPFGVMDPPYAGLLPLPKEAEGQLFGRDDDVARLGRELAFEPVVVLYGPRGAGKSSLAWAGLVPHLARAAVDGKDDWIAVAVRPGEDPDHALDAALGAVAPALVGASSAEITQHAASSPVGLVLLVDPLEEALSAPEGTNTRLARLLADLAEGGQRPGLRVLSALGEKHAAGLADPAAPFASLRAALRFVGPPPAAVVHDIVTGPARIAGARMIGADAIVADVQRELRGADDRLPLIALALAALWGKRALEAGARAGRVLSAETWRALGGLVGALAMHAEKLFVSLDDAQREVAIEAVLRLSTTDHKPVRWDEEELVSVLGEDTALVRRVLTRLEREGLLRRRDGRVELSHPSIAVLPRIEQVRSREAERLVLLERLREAATAWDRAAAHPDFLLTGSLFEEVLRRPAWTRASLTTLERQLVAESHRLARRRTMRKGASIVLLFALLAFAVVGKRAIDDRQARAERARVEAEERAYVAEVLFRSRRVDDPYHRAAWIAEAIEFGAEDPALPLDLLRAGTGLPRAQFLTLEPSTNPSFPWDDRWLVATQGSTRLVVVDLRYDPFYNAAPTDHPDTPGSSELHPRTLVVRPHDAPFVERVPLPFDTALATRSVTGEVRIFRLRPDGEVMLAAIAPRRCTGALEVADAAPVLACASENGLLRWDLRRSGEVDTHPFQGIVLDVSPDGSLVAAASGSKLVVWRPGDGNLTEIKPTSAAVLARFGPREPLLALAEHGAFEILDPARPDTPLFRGPSVEAPSFLRWDEGGLDLAVCGTDPTGPDKAIVGGFHYLRPGRRAPGDALPQGAPCSPAPRPKRPAPITSPDEVPAFARVPIGPRDLLGGHRLESGHVVTGDLVLLSGAGGAIDPLVRFRGGDDPAPSSTSSVRAVVRESSDVIAFQLDEEVRFYRVADGKRELGRKGNLLRRCQDGRVAAWAPEGEAWHVFDARSGATIGKIPREPGLVLAVDEACRTLFMQRLDGALVATPLDSAAPAAPRVIASADGYVYDVRLSAARGGMGAGLWIALSSGALARIDEATSAVRVLGYASPRATAFGDGLLPGELVYADDSGVVVLRARGPERLLEASGATVWEDVSVAPDGRSMLLLSADRVAALDVGRREIVGSMPLRGRTRFVPWDAAGSVLVWSFDRPGDVEGEVIPRGRPLADVVARTLSNLRVDHGRLGLQQ; translated from the coding sequence ATGAGCGCCAAAGCGCCGCGGGACTACGCGCCGGGGGAGCTCCTCGACGGCCGGTTCTTGCTCCTCGAGCGGCTCGGTCGTGGCGGGTTCGGCGACGTCTGGCGGGCTGAGGAGCTCCTGCCGGACGGCGTGCCGCTGCGCACGGTCGCGCTGAAGCTCCTGCAGCGAACGGCCTACGACGCCGCGCACTGGGCCGAGGAGGCGAAGCTCCTCGCCTCGTTCCGGCATCCCTCCCTCGTGACGATCTACGCCGCGGGTGTGCTTCGGGCGCCCGAGGTGATCCCGTTCGTCGCGATGGAGCTGCTCGAGGGCAAGAACCTCGCGGACGTGCTGCGCGATCGAAAGCGCGTCCCCTGGCGGCGCGTGCTCGGCTGGGCACGCGCGACGGCCGCGGCGCTCGACGTGATCCATGTGCGGGGCGTCGTGCACCTGGATCTGAAGCCGGCGAACCTGTTCGTCTCGAACGACGGCGCGCTCAAGGTGCTCGACTTCGGGATCTCGCGGCGGGCTGGATCGAAGGCGCCCGAGATCACGCCGCCGGCCTTCGGGGGCGGGGATGCCGCGGGGCTCGAGACGGCGGCGTTCGTCGCGGCGCAGGACGAGCGATCGTCGCACCCGACGCGCGCGCAGAGCTCGGGGCGCGCCGTCGTGGGCACGCCGGGGTACATGGCGCCCGAGATCCTCGAGCTCGCCGAGCCCACGCCCGCGGCCGACGCGTACGCCCTTGCCGCGACGATCGTGAAGCTCGCGACGGGGCGCATGCCGTACGAGGACGTCGCCGACGAGCCGATGGAGCTCTCCGATGCCGCCGCGATGAGCGCGTGGTGGTCCGATCTGCGCGACGCGACGCTCCGCGGCCATCTGCGGGATCTCGCGGTCGATCCGGCCGGTCTGCCGCGTGGGCTCGTGGCGCTGCTCGTGCGCCTCCTGTCCGTGGATCCGCTGCAACGAGGGGTCACCCCGGGCAAACTCGCGGCGCTCTTCGACGAGGCGTGGGAGCGGCCGTTCGGCGTGATGGATCCGCCGTACGCAGGCCTTTTGCCGCTGCCGAAGGAGGCCGAGGGGCAGCTCTTCGGCCGGGACGACGACGTCGCGCGCCTCGGCCGCGAGCTCGCGTTCGAGCCCGTGGTGGTGCTGTACGGGCCACGCGGGGCGGGGAAATCGTCGCTCGCGTGGGCCGGCCTCGTCCCGCACCTCGCGCGCGCCGCGGTCGACGGCAAGGACGACTGGATCGCGGTGGCCGTTCGTCCCGGCGAGGATCCCGATCACGCGCTCGACGCGGCGCTCGGCGCCGTCGCCCCGGCGCTCGTGGGCGCGTCCTCGGCGGAGATCACGCAGCATGCGGCGAGCTCGCCCGTCGGGCTCGTGTTGCTTGTCGATCCGCTCGAAGAGGCGCTCTCCGCGCCGGAAGGCACGAACACGCGGCTCGCTCGGCTCCTCGCGGATCTCGCGGAGGGCGGCCAGCGGCCGGGCCTGCGCGTGCTCTCCGCGCTCGGCGAAAAACACGCCGCGGGCCTCGCGGATCCCGCGGCGCCCTTTGCGTCCCTGCGCGCCGCGCTCCGCTTCGTAGGGCCTCCGCCGGCCGCGGTCGTGCACGACATCGTGACGGGGCCGGCGCGGATCGCGGGCGCCCGGATGATCGGCGCGGACGCGATCGTCGCCGACGTGCAGCGCGAGCTCCGCGGCGCGGATGATCGGTTGCCACTCATCGCGCTCGCGCTCGCCGCGTTGTGGGGCAAACGCGCCCTGGAGGCAGGCGCGCGCGCGGGCCGCGTGCTCTCCGCGGAGACGTGGCGCGCGCTCGGCGGGCTCGTCGGCGCGCTCGCGATGCACGCCGAGAAACTCTTCGTCTCGCTCGACGACGCGCAGCGTGAGGTCGCGATCGAGGCCGTGTTGCGGCTCTCGACGACCGATCACAAGCCCGTCCGCTGGGACGAGGAGGAGCTCGTCTCGGTCCTCGGCGAGGACACGGCGCTCGTACGGCGCGTGCTCACGCGCCTCGAACGCGAGGGCCTCCTCCGGCGGCGCGACGGCCGCGTCGAGCTCTCGCACCCTTCGATCGCCGTGCTCCCGCGGATCGAGCAGGTCCGCAGCCGTGAGGCCGAGCGGCTCGTCTTGCTCGAACGGCTCCGCGAGGCGGCGACCGCCTGGGATCGGGCGGCCGCGCACCCGGATTTTTTACTTACTGGCTCGCTCTTCGAGGAAGTCCTGCGCAGGCCCGCGTGGACGCGCGCGTCGCTGACCACGCTCGAACGTCAGCTCGTCGCCGAGAGCCATCGCCTCGCGCGGCGGCGAACGATGCGGAAGGGCGCGTCGATCGTGCTCCTCTTCGCCTTGCTCGCCTTCGCCGTCGTGGGCAAGCGCGCGATCGACGACCGGCAAGCGCGCGCCGAGCGGGCGCGTGTCGAGGCCGAGGAGCGCGCGTACGTCGCCGAGGTCCTCTTCCGATCGCGCCGCGTCGACGACCCGTACCATCGCGCGGCCTGGATCGCCGAGGCCATCGAGTTCGGCGCCGAGGATCCGGCCCTCCCGCTCGATCTGCTCCGCGCGGGCACGGGCCTGCCGCGCGCCCAGTTCCTCACGCTCGAACCCTCGACGAATCCCTCGTTCCCCTGGGACGATCGGTGGCTCGTCGCGACGCAGGGATCCACGCGCCTCGTCGTCGTCGATCTCCGGTACGACCCCTTCTACAACGCCGCGCCGACCGACCACCCGGACACGCCTGGTTCCTCGGAGCTGCATCCGCGCACGCTCGTCGTGCGCCCTCATGACGCGCCGTTCGTCGAGCGTGTCCCGCTCCCCTTCGACACCGCGCTCGCGACGCGATCGGTCACCGGCGAGGTGCGGATCTTCCGGCTGCGTCCCGACGGCGAGGTCATGCTCGCGGCCATCGCGCCGCGTCGTTGCACGGGCGCGCTCGAGGTCGCGGATGCGGCGCCCGTGCTCGCGTGTGCCTCGGAGAACGGCCTCCTCCGCTGGGACCTCCGCCGCTCGGGCGAGGTCGACACGCACCCGTTCCAGGGCATCGTGCTCGACGTCTCGCCGGACGGGTCCCTCGTCGCGGCCGCGTCCGGATCGAAGCTCGTGGTCTGGCGGCCGGGCGACGGCAACCTCACCGAGATCAAGCCGACGAGCGCGGCTGTGCTCGCTCGCTTCGGCCCGCGCGAGCCTTTGCTCGCCCTCGCCGAGCATGGCGCCTTCGAGATCCTCGATCCGGCGCGGCCCGATACGCCTCTCTTTCGAGGCCCCAGCGTGGAGGCGCCCTCGTTCCTCCGCTGGGACGAAGGCGGCCTCGATCTCGCGGTGTGCGGCACCGACCCCACCGGCCCCGACAAGGCGATCGTCGGCGGGTTCCACTACCTCCGCCCCGGCCGCCGCGCGCCCGGCGACGCTCTGCCCCAAGGCGCGCCTTGCTCACCTGCGCCGCGCCCCAAGCGCCCCGCGCCCATCACCTCGCCCGACGAGGTCCCTGCGTTTGCGCGTGTCCCCATCGGCCCGCGGGATCTCCTCGGCGGCCATCGCCTGGAGAGCGGCCACGTCGTCACGGGCGACCTCGTCCTCCTCTCCGGCGCCGGCGGCGCGATCGATCCGCTCGTGCGTTTCCGCGGCGGCGACGACCCTGCGCCCTCGTCGACGAGCTCGGTGCGCGCCGTGGTCCGCGAGAGCAGCGACGTCATCGCGTTCCAGCTCGACGAGGAAGTCCGCTTCTACCGTGTGGCCGACGGCAAACGCGAGCTCGGCCGCAAGGGCAACCTCCTTCGCCGTTGCCAGGACGGCCGCGTCGCCGCGTGGGCGCCCGAGGGCGAGGCGTGGCACGTGTTCGACGCCCGCAGCGGCGCCACCATCGGCAAGATCCCGCGCGAGCCGGGCCTCGTCCTCGCCGTCGACGAGGCTTGCCGCACGCTCTTCATGCAGCGCCTCGACGGCGCGCTCGTGGCGACGCCCCTCGACAGCGCCGCGCCTGCTGCGCCCCGCGTCATCGCCTCGGCGGACGGCTACGTGTACGACGTGCGCCTGAGCGCGGCGCGTGGCGGGATGGGCGCGGGCCTGTGGATCGCGCTGAGCTCCGGCGCGCTCGCGCGGATCGACGAGGCGACGTCCGCGGTTCGGGTCCTCGGGTATGCGAGCCCGCGCGCGACGGCCTTCGGCGACGGCCTTCTGCCAGGCGAGCTCGTGTATGCCGACGACTCGGGCGTCGTCGTCCTTCGCGCGCGCGGCCCCGAGCGCTTGCTCGAAGCTTCGGGCGCGACCGTATGGGAGGACGTCTCCGTCGCGCCCGACGGCCGCTCCATGCTCCTGCTCTCGGCCGATCGCGTCGCGGCGCTCGACGTCGGGCGCCGCGAGATCGTGGGCAGCATGCCGCTCCGGGGACGCACGCGGTTCGTGCCCTGGGATGCGGCGGGATCGGTGCTCGTGTGGTCGTTTGATCGTCCGGGGGACGTGGAAGGCGAGGTCATCCCCCGGGGCCGGCCTCTGGCGGACGTGGTCGCGCGGACCCTTTCGAATCTACGCGTCGATCACGGCCGGCTCGGCCTGCAGCAATGA